AGATAAAGATATTGGGCCCAGGTTGCCCTAATTGTCAGAGAATGGAAGAAATGGCAGCAAAGGCTCTCAACGAGCTCAATGCAAAAGCTGAAATCGAACATATCAAGGATATGAAAGAGATATCTAAATATGTAATGGTTACACCTGGC
This sequence is a window from Nitrospinota bacterium. Protein-coding genes within it:
- a CDS encoding thioredoxin family protein gives rise to the protein MKIKILGPGCPNCQRMEEMAAKALNELNAKAEIEHIKDMKEISKYVMVTPGLVVNEKVKHEGKPLPTPEKVKELIKEEI